A window from Malassezia restricta chromosome I, complete sequence encodes these proteins:
- a CDS encoding urea-proton symporter — protein sequence MSTAEHPAQVLGQGVGWAVVVGLGLAFAAFMISLTWIQSRYTEHKATSVEEFSSASRSVRPGLIAAGIVSAWTWAATLLTSASMTYQHGVAGAYWYSAGAMLQILLCSIMACKLKSFAPFCSTYLEIIRIRYGKPVHAVFMAFAFVTNLLVSSQLVLGGAAVVHELTGLHKLVGIFLIPFSVAVYTVTGGLRATLIADYVHTVGLLVIILYFFFRVWTGHGLIGSLSHMVERLEHAARIKPVAGNAGGSYLTMRSQGGLLFGIINVCSNVAAVFCDQSYHQRSIASLPATASRGFLLGGSAWFPIPFVFGTTMGLAARALVHQVPTMYELTSKQIADGLPAPSVAVVLCGRGGAVAMLILLFLAVTSATSAQQIAVSSVFAFDVWKVYVHPSPRGQHMQMITHGAVLVWALIMSLFGLVLDYGGIGLGWVYTMMGIAVAPAACPIFASLVWKKTHPHACVVGMMLGCGLGMTTWLVTAGMLYGRITVETTGEQYPTVAGNLVSLLVSGIVVVGWSLVQPKNYTFADTRAFHAPKDLFAMRDPMGSTLSERVEEKCGAADSEVSKPVVALAPWEQDAGENNIEYVRAAGLDPVEMAAQGRRVTGIAVTCSILLVAVVPAVAICARTWTPAGLGVWVYVGLLWLGWSVLAVVIWPLWEARTEWVVVGRQRRCRRPAPHGEEGNSPRGGVAFFPLRMVGRRARQHDVAL from the coding sequence ATGAGCACGGCGGAGCATCCTGCGCAAGTGCTGGGACAGGGTGTGGGATGGGCTGTCGTCGTGGGCCTCGGCCTGGCGTTTGCGGCGTTCATGATCAGCTTGACATGGATCCAATCGCGATACACGGAGCACAAGGCGACGTCCGTGGAAGAGTTTAGTTCGGCGTCGCGTTCTGTCAGGCCGGGCTTGATTGCCGCCGGCATTGTATCGGCCTGGACCTGGGCGGCGACACTGCTCACTAGTGCGTCGATGACATATCAGCACGGCGTGGCAGGAGCGTACTGGTACTCAGCGGGTGCGATGCTCCAGATTCTGCTGTGCTCGATCATGGCATGCAAGTTGAAGAGCTTTGCGCCGTTTTGTTCCACTTACCTGGAGATCATTCGCATTCGGTACGGCAAGCCCGTGCATGCTGTTTTCATGGCCTTTGCGTTTGTCACCAACTTGCTCGTATCGTCCCAGCTCGTATTGggaggcgcagctgtgGTGCATGAACTGACGGGACTGCACAAGCTTGTCGGCATTTTCCTGATACCTTTCAGTGTGGCTGTGTACACCGTCACAGGAGGTCTTCGAGCTACGCTGATCGCGGATTATGTGCACACGGTCGGTCTGCTGGTCATCATTTTGTACTTTTTCTTTCGTGTATGGACAGGCCACGGCTTGATTGGCAGTCTGTCTCACATGGTCGAGCGCCTAGAACACGCCGCTCGGATCAAGCCGGTGGCGGGTAACGCAGGTGGCTCGTACCTGACGATGCGGTCGCAGGGCGGTCTCTTGTTTGGTATTATCAACGTGTGCAGCAATGTAGCGGCGGTATTTTGCGACCAGTCGTATCACCAGCGCTCGATTGCGTCGTTGCCTGCCACAGCATCGCGTGGATTCCTGCTCGGTGGTAGTGCGTGGTTCCCCATCCCCTTTGTGTTTGGCACGACCATGGGGTTGGCTGCTCGCGCCCTTGTGCACCAGGTGCCGACGATGTATGAGCTCACGTCGAAGCAGATAGCTGATGGTCTGCCGGCGCCGTCCGTGGCCGTGGTCTTGTGCGGCAGGGGCGGAGCGGTGGCCATGCTGATTCTCCTGTTTCTGGCTGTCACGTCAGCTACGTCTGCACAGCAAATCGCCGTGTCATCCGTTTTTGCGTTTGACGTGTGGAAGGTGTACGTGCATCCGAGCCCTCGTGGACAGCACATGCAGATGAtcacgcacggcgccgtgtTGGTCTGGGCCCTCATCATGAGTCTTTTTGGCTTGGTCTTGGATTACGGAGGCATCGGCCTCGGGTGGGTGTACACCATGATGGGGATTGCCgtggcgcctgctgcgtgTCCCATCTTTGCTTCGCTGGTGTGGAAGAAGACCCATCCACATGCCTGTGTTGTGGGCATGATGCTGGGCTGCGGGCTTGGCATGACGACATGGCTCGTGACGGCCGGCATGTTGTATGGCCGTATCACCGTCGAGACCACGGGCGAGCAGTACCCGACGGTGGCAGGCAATCTCGTATCGCTGCTCGTGTcaggcatcgtcgtcgtcggatgGAGTCTTGTCCAGCCGAAGAACTATACGTTTGCGGATACGCGCGCCTTCCATGCACCCAAGGATCTCTTTGCCATGCGTGATCCGATGGGATCGACGCTaagcgagcgcgtcgaggaAAAGTGTGGCGCGGCAGACTCGGAGGTGAGCAAGCccgtcgtggcgctggcACCATGGGAGCAGGATGCTGGCGAAAACAACATCGAGTACGTGCGTGCTGCAGGGCTGGATCCTGTGGAGATGGCGGCGCAAgggcgccgcgtcacgGGCATCGCGGTCACATGCTCGATCCTGTTGGTCGCGGTCGTGCCGGCGGTAGCGATATGTGCACGGACATGGACGCCGGCTGGCCTGGGGGTGTGGGTGTACGTCGGACTCCTGTGGCTTGGATGGAGTGTGTTGGCCGTGGTCATCTGGCCGCTCTGGGAAGCGCGCACGGAATGGGTCGTGGTAGGTAGGCAGAGGCGGTGTCGGCGACCCGCGCCACACGGTGAGGAGGGAAATTCTCCACGCGGCGGGGTCGCTTTTTTTCCGCTTCGCATGGTTGGGCGGCGAGCACGGCAGCATGACGTCGCTCTTTAG
- a CDS encoding vacuolar protein sorting-associated protein 26, producing MTSLFSFSSPVDIDIRLEDEHKRKTVDVKTVGASKETYPVYYDGESVRGSVVIQPRHAKKLQHDGIKIELLGCMDLLYDRGNQDEFLALVEDLAPAGEVRDAVTIPFEFRGVEKKYESYQGINVRLRYFLRVTMHRRISDVVRERDVWVHSFRLPSDSNHAIKMEVGIEDCLHIEFEYNKSKYHLKDVIVGKIYFLLVRIKIKHMELSIVRRETTGSGQNQYNESETITKFEIMDGAPVRGETIPIRLFLGGFDLTPTFRDVSKKFSARYYLNLVLNDEENRRYFKQQEITFYRIPDNG from the coding sequence ATGACGTCGCTCTTTAGTTTTTCGTCGCCGGTGGATATTGACATTCGCTTGGAGGATGAGCATAAGCGCAAGACGGTGGATGTAAAGACGGTTGGCGCATCGAAGGAGACATACCCGGTGTACTATGATGGCGAGAGCGTGCGGGGCAGTGTGGTGATTCAGCCGCGGCATGCCAAgaagctgcagcacgatgGCATAAAGATCGAGCTTTTGGGCTGTATGGATTTGCTGTATGACCGTGGGAACCAAGACGAGTTCCTTGCGCTGGTCGAGGACCTGGCGCCGGCTGGCGAGGTGCGTGACGCGGTGACGATCCCGTTCGAGTTTCGGGGGGTGGAAAAGAAGTACGAGAGCTATCAAGGCATCAATGTGAGACTGCGCTACTTTCTGCGGGTGacgatgcaccgccgcaTATCGGATGTcgtgcgtgagcgcgacGTCTGGGTGCACTCGTTCCGCCTGCCGTCCGACTCGAACCACGCGATCAAGATGGAAGTGGGCATTGAAGACTGCCTGCACATTGAGTTTGAGTACAACAAGTCCAAATACCACTTGAAGGACGTGATTGTCGGCAAGATTTACTTCTtgctcgtgcgcatcaagaTCAAGCATATGGAGCTCTCGatcgtgcggcgcgagaCGACGGGGTCCGGTCAGAACCAGTACAACGAGTCGGAGACGATCACCAAGTTTGAAATTATGGACGGCGCGCCCGTGCGGGGCGAGACGATTCCCATACGCCTGTTCCTGGGCGGCTTTGACCTGACGCCGACGTTCCGCGACGTGAGCAAGAAGTTCAGCGCGCGGTACTATCTCAATCTCGTGCTCAACGATGAGGAGAATCGGCGGTACTTTAAGCAACAGGAAATCACCTTTTACCGGATTCCTGATAATGGGTAA
- a CDS encoding autophagy-related protein 27 has product MRPPCLWLLLVAPVAWAAAPFSCASVDVQGRGRAVDVSSAFQRGPLTASTTRSTPPSLSMINVTMDLCKPLPRVPGAGAEDQCPDGTNVCMIASSRRAGLDDRIEQVVPSAGTDAGLILDAAQPYELRFRGRTWSDTTQSTQLHMLCDKRSELSVASYDAMRGVLTLTWRTPLACSAPRKAQRRGSSLGWWIACIAVLYVAVGMWYNYQHYGARGWDMLPHRDAWRDVPYYVRDLSRHMTRAAGGSAPRSGYEAV; this is encoded by the coding sequence ATGCGACCTCCATGtctgtggctgctgcttgTCGCGCCCGTGgcctgggcggcggcgccgttttcgtgcgcgagcgtcgacgTGCAGGGCCGTGGTCGTGCGGTGGACGTGAGCTCGGCGTTTCAGCGTGGGCCGCTCACTGCGAGTACGACGCGGTCGACGCCGCCCTCGCTGAGTATGATCAACGTCACGATGGACCTGTGCaagccgctgccgcgcgtgccggGAGCGGGGGCTGAGGACCAGTGCCCCGATGGGACGAACGTGTGCATGATCGCATCGAGTCGGCGGGCCGGCCTGGACGACCGGAtcgagcaggtcgtgccgagcgccggcACGGACGCGGGCTTGATCCTGGACGCTGCGCAGCCGTACGAGCTGCGCTTCCGTGGACGCACTTGGTCTGATACCACACAGagcacgcagctgcacatGCTCTGTGACAAGCGCTCCGAGCTGAGTGTGGCGTCGTACGATGCGATGCGTGGCGTCCTCACGCtgacgtggcgcacgccgctggccTGCTCCGCCCCACGCAAGGCGCAGCGACGTGGCTCTTCGCTGGGATGGTGGAtcgcgtgcatcgctgTCCTGTACGTGGCCGTGGGTATGTGGTACAACTACCAGCACTATGGCGCGAGGGGATGGGACATGCTGCCGCACCgcgacgcatggcgcgacgtgccgtaTTATGTGCGCGACCTGTCGCGGCACatgacacgcgccgccggcggatcggcgccgcggtCCGGGTACGAGGCCGTCTAG